Proteins encoded by one window of Govania unica:
- a CDS encoding DUF2794 domain-containing protein: MTDSTVAIFPGSLPSHKQDTVYFDREELSRILGLYGRMVAAGEWRDYAIDMNREIAVFSIFRRTSEVPLYRIVKSPKLAQKQGAYTIYGLGGQILKRGHELEAALRILERKLIKAIEG, encoded by the coding sequence ATGACCGACAGTACCGTCGCCATATTCCCAGGCTCCCTGCCGTCCCACAAGCAGGATACGGTCTATTTTGACCGCGAAGAACTGTCTCGCATTCTTGGTCTTTACGGGCGGATGGTCGCGGCGGGAGAATGGCGTGATTATGCCATCGACATGAACCGCGAGATCGCCGTGTTCTCGATCTTTCGCCGCACCAGTGAGGTCCCGCTCTATCGCATTGTCAAATCGCCGAAACTCGCGCAGAAGCAAGGCGCTTACACGATTTATGGCCTTGGCGGCCAGATCCTCAAACGTGGCCACGAGCTTGAGGCTGCGCTCCGCATTCTGGAACGCAAACTGATCAAGGCCATAGAGGGCTAA
- the htpG gene encoding molecular chaperone HtpG — protein sequence MTQTDTLEHHGFQAEVARLLHLMVHSVYSEREIFLREIISNASDACDKLRYAALTDSELLEPGNKDFAITVTADATARTLTIADNGIGMTHQELIDNLGTIARSGTSAFMQELSGDERKDVNLIGQFGVGFYSVFMVADRVEVTSRRAGAEETWIWESAGTGEFTLRPGARDHRGTSIVLHIKEDATEFLEEVRLRTIIKTYSDHVAVPIILSTNAGESDASQVNTGAALWTRAKSDITEQQYKEFYHHVAHAMDDPAMTLHYRAEGTLEYNVLLYVPTRQPFDLFDPARKSRVKLFVKRVFIADDCETMLPPYLRFLRGVIDSEDLPLNISREMLQNNPVLAKMQKAVTNRVISEFEKKALSDPDGFNAIWDSFGAVIKEGIYEDFERRDQILKLARFHSTTESGWVTLDQYVARMKPDQTAIYVLTADNLEAARRSPHLEGFRAKGVEVLLMVDPVDDFWLTGVNDFAGKPIKSVTRGGSDLAGIKGADEKKSDPAPAGMTELIAALKDHLKDVVKDVRSTDRLKESPVCLVADDGDMDMHIARLLQQNKQLGNMNPRILELNPEHPLIRALAARAKQDGALDALEDAGHLLLDQARILEGETLPDPTDFTRRLTAVMARAFG from the coding sequence ATGACGCAAACGGATACGCTTGAGCATCATGGTTTTCAGGCAGAAGTGGCGCGGCTTCTGCACCTCATGGTTCATTCCGTCTATTCCGAGCGGGAAATCTTCCTGCGCGAGATCATTTCGAACGCCTCGGATGCCTGTGACAAGCTGCGCTATGCTGCCCTTACAGACTCCGAGCTTCTGGAGCCGGGGAACAAGGATTTTGCCATCACGGTCACTGCCGACGCCACGGCGCGCACCCTGACCATCGCCGACAACGGCATTGGCATGACCCATCAGGAGCTGATCGATAATCTCGGCACCATCGCGCGTTCGGGCACCTCGGCCTTCATGCAGGAACTGTCCGGCGATGAGCGCAAGGACGTTAATCTTATCGGCCAGTTCGGGGTCGGATTTTATTCGGTGTTCATGGTCGCCGACCGGGTCGAGGTGACGAGCCGCCGCGCGGGTGCGGAGGAGACCTGGATCTGGGAATCGGCCGGTACCGGGGAATTCACCCTCCGTCCCGGCGCTCGCGATCATCGCGGCACCAGCATTGTTCTTCATATCAAGGAAGACGCTACCGAGTTTCTGGAAGAGGTCCGGCTGCGCACCATCATCAAGACCTATTCAGATCATGTGGCGGTGCCGATCATTCTCAGCACCAATGCCGGGGAGTCCGATGCGAGTCAGGTGAACACCGGCGCGGCGCTCTGGACGCGGGCGAAATCCGATATCACTGAACAGCAGTATAAAGAATTTTACCATCATGTGGCCCATGCCATGGACGATCCGGCCATGACGCTGCATTACCGTGCCGAGGGCACGCTTGAATATAATGTGCTGTTATATGTGCCGACGCGGCAGCCGTTCGATCTGTTCGATCCGGCGCGCAAGTCGCGGGTCAAACTGTTCGTCAAGCGCGTTTTCATCGCCGACGATTGCGAAACCATGCTGCCGCCCTATCTGCGGTTCCTGCGCGGGGTGATTGATTCAGAAGATCTGCCGCTCAACATCAGCCGCGAGATGCTGCAGAACAATCCGGTGCTGGCCAAGATGCAAAAGGCCGTCACCAATCGCGTGATCAGCGAGTTTGAGAAAAAGGCGCTGTCGGATCCGGACGGCTTCAATGCCATCTGGGACAGTTTCGGCGCGGTGATCAAGGAAGGCATTTACGAGGATTTCGAGCGCCGCGATCAGATTCTGAAACTCGCCCGCTTCCATTCCACGACCGAGAGCGGCTGGGTCACGTTAGACCAGTATGTGGCGCGCATGAAGCCCGATCAGACAGCGATTTACGTGCTGACCGCCGACAACCTCGAGGCGGCGCGACGCAGCCCGCATCTTGAAGGCTTCCGCGCCAAAGGCGTCGAAGTGCTGTTGATGGTCGATCCCGTCGATGATTTCTGGCTCACCGGCGTCAATGATTTCGCCGGCAAACCGATCAAGTCGGTGACCCGCGGCGGTTCGGATCTTGCAGGCATCAAGGGCGCGGACGAGAAAAAATCCGATCCGGCACCGGCCGGGATGACGGAGCTGATTGCGGCATTGAAGGACCATCTGAAAGACGTGGTTAAAGATGTGCGCAGCACCGACCGGCTGAAGGAAAGCCCGGTTTGTCTGGTGGCGGACGACGGCGACATGGATATGCATATCGCGCGGCTGTTGCAACAGAACAAGCAGCTCGGCAACATGAACCCGCGCATTCTGGAACTCAACCCGGAGCATCCGTTGATCCGGGCGCTTGCCGCACGGGCCAAACAGGATGGTGCCTTGGATGCGCTCGAAGACGCGGGGCATCTGTTGCTGGATCAGGCTCGCATCCTTGAAGGCGAAACACTGCCCGACCCGACCGACTTCACCCGCCGCCTGACCGCAGTCATGGCCCGGGCGTTCGGTTAG
- a CDS encoding DUF1223 domain-containing protein, protein MFCKTRFVIPYYLLIVSCLTTLAVGSNSSWAAGEGKSFPVISSPITVVELFTSQGCSACPPADKLLAEMVNQPGILPLSWSIDYWDYLGWRDTFGKPEHTERQRNYNRKLGLSGVYTPQVIVQGTVEAIGSRREDVINLVTSQQSLKTSETYPIKFHFKGNRLTVSLGKAKLPETASVWLVGFARERTVLVERGENKGQMLSYHNVVLTSGKLGEWTGKKANFSADVVTLRAADADGIAVLVQYDDSGLIIAAAEHPLRPLALDAHIDAPLEVSRR, encoded by the coding sequence ATGTTCTGTAAGACCAGATTCGTCATTCCGTACTACCTCCTCATCGTCTCCTGTCTGACGACCCTCGCCGTCGGCTCAAACAGCAGTTGGGCCGCCGGCGAGGGGAAATCTTTCCCTGTAATTTCCTCTCCGATCACCGTTGTTGAACTGTTTACAAGTCAGGGCTGCAGCGCCTGTCCTCCGGCTGACAAATTGTTGGCTGAGATGGTCAACCAACCGGGCATCCTGCCGCTCAGCTGGTCGATTGATTATTGGGACTATCTTGGCTGGCGCGATACCTTCGGCAAGCCCGAGCATACCGAACGCCAACGCAACTATAACCGCAAGTTGGGATTGAGCGGCGTCTATACCCCGCAGGTCATCGTTCAAGGCACGGTCGAAGCCATCGGCTCCCGTCGCGAAGATGTGATCAATCTGGTGACCAGCCAGCAAAGTCTCAAAACCAGCGAAACCTACCCCATCAAATTCCATTTCAAGGGCAATCGCCTGACGGTGTCCCTTGGCAAGGCCAAGTTGCCGGAAACGGCCAGCGTCTGGCTCGTGGGCTTTGCCCGGGAACGCACGGTGCTGGTGGAGCGTGGGGAAAACAAAGGCCAGATGCTCAGCTATCACAATGTGGTGCTGACAAGCGGCAAGCTTGGCGAATGGACCGGCAAAAAGGCAAATTTCTCAGCTGATGTCGTCACCTTGCGCGCCGCCGACGCCGACGGCATCGCCGTGCTGGTGCAATATGACGATAGCGGCCTCATCATCGCCGCTGCAGAACATCCGCTGCGGCCGCTCGCGCTCGATGCTCATATCGACGCGCCGCTCGAAGTCAGCCGGCGTTAA
- the acnA gene encoding aconitate hydratase AcnA — MSTVGSDSLKTRRELQVNGKPYAYYSLEAAAQQLGDISRLPFSLKVLLENLLRHEDGDTVTRDDIQALVDWQKTGRSDREINYRPARVLMQDFTGVPAVVDLAAMRDAVKKLGGDAQKINPLAPVDLVIDHSVMVDKFGTTLAFKENVDLEMERNGERYQFLRWGQGAFDNFSAVPPGTGICHQVNLEYLAQCVWTATVDGVEVAYPDTCVGTDSHTTMINGLAVLGWGVGGIEAEAAMLGQPVSMLIPEVVGFKLTGKLKEGTTATDLVLTVTEMLRKKGVVGKFVEFYGPGLDQLSLADMATIANMAPEYGATCGFFPISAETLKYLKLSGRADDRIALVEAYAKTQGLWRDANTPDPIFTDSLGLDITSVEPSLAGPKRPQDRVSLSHAAPEFVGHLQNSYGKGAEIDRRVAVKDRNFQIGHGDVVIAAITSCTNTSNPSVMLAAGLVARNAVKKGLKVKPWVKTSLAPGSQVVTDYLAKAGLQADLDAIGFNLVGYGCTTCIGNSGPLAPEISEAINSNDLVAAGVLSGNRNFEGRVSPDVKANYLASPPLVVAYAIAGSMQIDITKDPLGQDQDGNPVYLKDIWPSNAEVQETVASAVTRPMFIERYAEVFKGTEAWQAIEVKEGETYDWDPESTYIQHPPYFEGMTKTIDKISNITGARPLAILGDSITTDHISPAGSFKANTPAGQYLISKGVDPKDFNGYGARRGNHQVMMRGTFANIRLRNQMAPGTEGGVTKFQPTGAEMSIYDAAMAYKDAGTPLVVVGGKEYGTGSSRDWAAKGTFLLGVKAVITESFERIHRSNLVGMGVLPLTFKDGENALTLGLTGEEIFDITGIDGNILPRQDIEVTITYKDGTKKTITTLCRIDTANEVEYYRNGGILHFVLRGLAA; from the coding sequence GTGTCCACCGTCGGATCGGATAGCCTCAAAACCCGCCGTGAGCTTCAGGTAAATGGCAAGCCCTACGCCTATTACAGCCTTGAAGCCGCCGCTCAACAGCTAGGCGATATTTCCCGCCTGCCATTCTCGCTCAAGGTTTTGCTTGAAAACCTGTTGCGTCACGAGGACGGAGATACGGTCACCCGCGATGATATTCAGGCCCTTGTGGACTGGCAGAAGACCGGCCGCTCCGACCGTGAAATCAATTACCGTCCGGCCCGCGTGCTGATGCAGGACTTCACCGGCGTCCCCGCCGTGGTCGACCTTGCCGCCATGCGCGATGCCGTGAAGAAACTCGGTGGCGATGCCCAGAAGATCAACCCGCTGGCCCCTGTCGATCTCGTGATCGACCATTCGGTCATGGTTGATAAATTTGGCACCACGCTCGCGTTCAAGGAAAACGTTGACCTTGAAATGGAACGCAATGGCGAGCGCTATCAGTTCCTGCGCTGGGGTCAGGGCGCGTTTGACAATTTCAGCGCCGTCCCGCCAGGAACCGGCATCTGCCATCAGGTGAACCTTGAATATCTGGCCCAGTGCGTCTGGACTGCGACCGTCGATGGCGTCGAAGTGGCCTATCCCGACACCTGCGTCGGCACCGACAGCCACACCACCATGATCAACGGTCTCGCCGTTCTCGGCTGGGGCGTCGGCGGCATCGAAGCCGAAGCGGCCATGCTGGGCCAGCCGGTGTCTATGCTCATTCCGGAAGTGGTCGGCTTCAAGCTGACCGGCAAGCTGAAGGAAGGCACGACCGCAACCGATCTCGTGCTCACCGTCACCGAAATGCTGCGTAAAAAGGGCGTGGTCGGCAAATTCGTCGAATTCTACGGTCCTGGCCTCGACCAACTCTCGCTCGCCGACATGGCGACCATCGCCAACATGGCTCCGGAATATGGCGCTACCTGCGGCTTCTTCCCGATTTCAGCGGAAACCCTGAAATATCTCAAGCTTTCGGGCCGCGCCGATGACCGCATCGCACTGGTGGAGGCTTATGCCAAGACCCAAGGCCTGTGGCGCGACGCCAACACCCCGGATCCGATCTTCACCGACAGCCTCGGCCTCGACATCACCAGCGTTGAGCCGTCGCTTGCCGGTCCGAAGCGTCCGCAGGATCGCGTTTCCCTGTCGCACGCTGCCCCGGAATTTGTCGGCCATCTGCAGAACAGCTATGGCAAGGGTGCGGAAATCGACCGTCGGGTTGCCGTCAAGGACCGCAACTTCCAGATCGGCCATGGCGACGTGGTGATCGCCGCCATCACCAGCTGCACCAACACTTCGAACCCGAGCGTGATGCTGGCCGCCGGTCTCGTTGCCCGCAACGCGGTCAAAAAGGGTCTCAAGGTAAAGCCCTGGGTCAAGACCTCGCTCGCGCCAGGGTCGCAAGTGGTCACCGACTATCTGGCCAAAGCCGGGCTTCAGGCTGATCTCGACGCCATCGGCTTCAACCTTGTGGGTTATGGCTGCACAACCTGCATCGGAAACTCCGGCCCGCTTGCCCCGGAAATCTCCGAAGCCATCAACAGCAACGATCTTGTGGCTGCGGGCGTGCTTTCGGGCAACCGCAACTTTGAAGGCCGCGTGTCCCCGGACGTCAAGGCGAACTATCTCGCCTCGCCGCCGCTCGTGGTCGCCTATGCCATCGCCGGCTCCATGCAGATCGACATCACCAAGGATCCGCTCGGTCAGGATCAGGACGGCAATCCGGTCTATCTGAAAGACATCTGGCCCTCGAACGCCGAAGTCCAGGAAACGGTCGCAAGCGCTGTCACCCGCCCGATGTTCATCGAACGCTATGCCGAAGTGTTCAAGGGCACCGAAGCCTGGCAGGCCATCGAGGTCAAGGAAGGCGAGACCTATGACTGGGATCCGGAGTCGACCTATATCCAGCATCCGCCCTATTTCGAGGGCATGACCAAAACCATCGACAAAATCTCCAACATCACCGGCGCGCGTCCGCTCGCCATCCTCGGAGATTCCATCACGACCGACCATATTTCTCCGGCCGGTTCGTTCAAGGCCAACACCCCGGCCGGTCAGTATCTGATCTCGAAGGGCGTTGACCCCAAGGACTTCAATGGTTACGGCGCACGTCGCGGCAACCATCAGGTCATGATGCGCGGCACCTTCGCCAACATCCGTCTCCGCAACCAGATGGCTCCGGGCACCGAAGGCGGCGTGACCAAGTTCCAGCCGACCGGCGCCGAGATGTCCATCTATGACGCCGCCATGGCCTATAAAGACGCCGGCACCCCGCTTGTCGTGGTTGGTGGCAAGGAATATGGCACCGGCTCGTCACGCGACTGGGCGGCCAAGGGCACGTTCCTTCTTGGCGTCAAGGCGGTCATCACCGAAAGCTTCGAGCGTATTCACCGCTCGAACCTCGTCGGCATGGGCGTCTTGCCGCTCACCTTCAAGGACGGTGAAAATGCCCTGACTCTGGGTCTCACGGGTGAGGAAATTTTCGACATCACCGGCATCGATGGCAATATTCTGCCGCGTCAGGATATCGAAGTGACCATCACTTATAAAGACGGGACGAAAAAGACCATCACCACGCTCTGCCGCATCGATACGGCGAATGAAGTGGAGTACTACCGTAACGGTGGAATTCTCCACTTTGTGTTGCGTGGTCTTGCGGCCTGA
- the ccmA gene encoding heme ABC exporter ATP-binding protein CcmA — translation MTGRIEGDRLACERGGRRVFEGLSFALESGAALVLHGPNGSGKSSLLRLVAGLAEPAAGTLTRNGVALADDLDGHKADLRYVGHALALKPMLTLADNLTIWAELYGVSDPAGAVRRALATVRLEPQADLAARVLSSGQQRRAALARLFLAPVSLWLLDEPTVGLDTAARALLAGLMADHLRAGGMILTATHQDLGLPEAARLDLGQFAPQYWDEEL, via the coding sequence GTGACGGGCAGAATTGAAGGTGACCGACTCGCCTGCGAGCGGGGGGGGCGGCGGGTGTTCGAAGGGCTGAGTTTTGCCCTTGAGTCCGGCGCGGCTCTTGTTCTTCATGGTCCGAATGGAAGTGGCAAATCCTCTCTGCTGCGTCTGGTGGCCGGGCTCGCTGAGCCTGCGGCCGGGACGCTGACGCGGAATGGGGTGGCGCTTGCGGACGATCTCGATGGGCATAAGGCCGATCTCCGCTATGTGGGTCATGCCCTGGCGCTCAAACCCATGCTGACCCTTGCCGACAATCTGACTATCTGGGCCGAGCTTTACGGCGTTTCCGATCCCGCTGGGGCCGTGCGGCGGGCTTTGGCTACGGTCCGGCTTGAGCCGCAGGCGGATCTTGCCGCCCGGGTGCTGTCGTCGGGGCAGCAACGGCGGGCGGCGCTGGCGCGGTTGTTTCTGGCTCCGGTATCGCTCTGGTTGCTGGATGAGCCAACGGTGGGGCTCGATACGGCGGCGCGTGCATTGTTGGCCGGGCTTATGGCCGATCATCTGCGGGCGGGCGGCATGATTTTGACGGCGACCCATCAGGACCTTGGGCTGCCGGAGGCGGCGCGGCTCGATCTCGGGCAGTTTGCGCCGCAATATTGGGATGAGGAGCTATGA
- the ccmB gene encoding heme exporter protein CcmB encodes MSVALKIVRRDMRLAWAQGGGAYLALAFFVITVTLFPFGVGPEPGMLARIAPGVLWVAALLACLLSLDRLFAADYEDGSLEGLVLLPEPLSLVVGAKCLAHWLSTALPLILIAPFLAMMLNLEPAAYPVLMLSMLIGTPGLSAIGAVGAALTVGLRRAGVLIALIVLPLNIPILIFAVAATEAARNGFDPQPHLMLLAACSIFSLVFGLWAAAAALKVNLE; translated from the coding sequence ATGAGCGTCGCCCTGAAGATTGTGCGTCGCGATATGCGGCTCGCCTGGGCCCAGGGCGGCGGGGCCTATCTCGCCTTGGCCTTTTTCGTCATCACCGTGACCTTGTTTCCGTTCGGGGTCGGGCCGGAGCCCGGGATGCTCGCCCGAATCGCCCCCGGTGTTTTATGGGTTGCGGCGCTGCTCGCCTGCCTGTTGTCGCTCGACCGGCTGTTCGCGGCTGATTACGAGGACGGCAGTCTTGAGGGGCTGGTGTTGTTGCCCGAGCCCTTGAGTCTGGTGGTCGGGGCCAAATGTCTGGCCCATTGGTTGTCGACCGCTCTGCCGCTTATTCTGATCGCGCCGTTCCTTGCCATGATGCTTAATCTTGAACCGGCGGCTTATCCGGTTTTGATGCTGAGCATGCTGATCGGCACTCCGGGCTTGAGCGCCATCGGGGCTGTGGGGGCGGCGCTTACGGTCGGGTTGCGGCGGGCGGGGGTGCTGATTGCGCTGATTGTCCTGCCGCTCAATATCCCGATTCTGATCTTCGCCGTGGCGGCGACCGAGGCGGCGCGCAACGGGTTTGACCCTCAGCCGCATTTGATGTTGCTCGCGGCTTGTTCAATCTTTTCATTGGTGTTCGGGTTGTGGGCGGCGGCGGCGGCCTTGAAAGTCAATTTGGAGTGA
- a CDS encoding heme ABC transporter permease: MYKYANPAEFQRLAQAILPWAGGLTVILFVAGLYFALFASPADYQQGDTVRIMYLHVPAAWMALFTYMVIAGASITSLIWKHPLADVAARAAAPIGAGFTALALLTGMFWGEPMWGTWWVWDARLTSFLVLFFIYLGYIALWDAIDNPVTAARSAAILAIVGMVNIPIIKFSVDWWNTLHQPASVFKMGKPTIDTSMLIPLFLMFLAFNAYFVTMQLWRMRAELNLAKIRALEAAARARAERAEEAL; encoded by the coding sequence ATGTATAAATACGCCAACCCGGCCGAGTTCCAGCGTTTGGCTCAAGCGATCCTGCCTTGGGCAGGCGGCTTGACCGTGATTTTATTCGTGGCCGGTCTCTATTTTGCCCTTTTCGCCTCGCCTGCGGATTATCAGCAGGGCGATACCGTGCGCATCATGTATCTGCATGTGCCAGCGGCCTGGATGGCGCTTTTCACCTATATGGTGATCGCCGGGGCCAGTATCACCAGCCTGATCTGGAAGCATCCGCTGGCCGATGTGGCGGCGCGCGCTGCGGCGCCGATCGGGGCCGGGTTCACGGCGCTGGCACTGCTGACCGGCATGTTCTGGGGCGAGCCCATGTGGGGCACCTGGTGGGTGTGGGACGCGCGGCTGACCTCGTTCCTTGTGCTGTTTTTCATTTATCTTGGCTATATCGCGCTGTGGGACGCTATTGATAATCCGGTAACGGCGGCGCGGTCGGCGGCTATTCTGGCCATTGTCGGCATGGTCAATATTCCGATCATCAAATTCTCGGTCGACTGGTGGAATACGCTGCATCAACCGGCGAGCGTGTTCAAAATGGGCAAGCCGACCATCGACACAAGCATGCTGATCCCGCTGTTCCTGATGTTTCTGGCGTTCAACGCCTATTTCGTGACCATGCAGCTGTGGCGCATGCGGGCCGAGCTCAATCTGGCCAAGATTCGCGCGCTTGAAGCCGCAGCGCGGGCCCGGGCCGAACGGGCGGAGGAGGCTCTATGA
- the ccmD gene encoding heme exporter protein CcmD, with protein sequence MSDFFAMGGYGFYVWGSYGAALLIVGGLAGLSWCSLRASASRLEALRQAAPHRRRKAPHRRHKESGHGAQ encoded by the coding sequence ATGAGCGATTTTTTTGCCATGGGCGGCTATGGTTTTTATGTCTGGGGCAGCTATGGTGCGGCGCTTTTGATCGTTGGCGGACTTGCGGGTCTGAGTTGGTGCAGTCTGCGTGCGTCGGCATCCCGGCTTGAGGCGCTCAGGCAGGCGGCCCCGCATCGGCGTCGTAAGGCCCCGCATCGGCGCCATAAGGAGAGTGGGCATGGCGCTCAGTAG
- the ccmE gene encoding cytochrome c maturation protein CcmE, producing the protein MALSRQALAKRKRMTIVALAVLALGVAVALVLSAMRDTVVFFYSPSEVAARKSDPALNLTERNFRIGGLVEGGSVKKLEGGKTTEFAVSDGAELLTVRYTGHLPDLFREGQGIVAEGRLDDHGQFIASEVLAKHDEKYMPPEVADALKKAGRWKEGEVTP; encoded by the coding sequence ATGGCGCTCAGTAGACAGGCGCTGGCCAAACGCAAACGCATGACCATTGTGGCTCTGGCGGTGCTGGCTCTTGGGGTGGCGGTGGCGCTGGTGTTGTCGGCCATGCGCGACACGGTGGTGTTTTTCTACAGCCCGAGCGAAGTGGCGGCGCGCAAAAGCGATCCGGCCTTGAACCTGACCGAGCGCAATTTTCGCATTGGCGGTCTGGTCGAAGGCGGCTCGGTCAAGAAACTCGAAGGCGGCAAGACTACGGAATTCGCCGTCAGTGACGGAGCCGAACTGCTGACCGTGCGCTATACCGGGCATCTGCCGGATCTGTTCCGCGAGGGCCAGGGCATTGTCGCTGAAGGCAGGCTTGATGATCACGGGCAGTTCATCGCCTCGGAAGTTCTTGCCAAACATGATGAAAAATACATGCCGCCCGAAGTGGCGGACGCCTTGAAGAAGGCCGGGCGCTGGAAAGAAGGCGAAGTCACTCCATGA
- a CDS encoding heme lyase CcmF/NrfE family subunit, whose product MTAEIGQFALLLALVLSALQASLPLYGAARGNERLIALARPLAFGQFFFVAVAFAMLTLAYVRSDFSLMVVATNSHTAKPMLYKVAGVWGNHEGSLLLWALILALFGAAVALFGRRLPAAFRARVLSVQAMIAFGFLLFMALTSNPFERLFPVPPEGNGLNPLLQDPGLAFHPPFLYLGYVGFSIAFSFAIAALIEGRVDPAWARWVRPWTLAAWVFLTIGIALGSWWAYYELGWGGWWFWDPVENASFMPWLAGTALLHSAIVVEKRDSLKSWTILLAIVTFSLSLLGTFIVRSGVITSVHAFASDPARGVFILVFLVIVVGGSLALYAARAGTLAPGGLFEPLSREGALVLNNLLLSTAAATVLVGTLYPLFLDVVTDTKGTVGPPYFNAVFIPLMVPLIAALGIGPLLSWKRADVPGAFQRLYLAAGIAIVAVLAIAVAIGGLSALGVLGLVLGLWLIAAALTDVIIRIRMFAGGGILRRMIRLPRSQWGMTFAHLGLGVLVLGITAVTSWQQEKLAVLHVGDSITLAGYEFKLTEVAPVPGPNYTAVEGRFDVTRNGRAITKLRPQSRAFVNPPMITTEAAIYPTLIGDLYAVIGAASAPGTWSVRIYVKPMQGWIWIGALLMAFGGMVSLTDRRYRIGAPARRAQPAEGL is encoded by the coding sequence ATGACGGCTGAAATCGGACAATTTGCGCTGTTGCTGGCTTTGGTGCTGAGCGCCTTGCAGGCGAGTCTGCCGCTTTATGGCGCCGCGCGCGGCAATGAGCGGTTGATTGCGCTCGCGCGGCCTTTGGCCTTTGGCCAGTTCTTCTTTGTGGCGGTGGCCTTTGCCATGCTGACGCTGGCCTATGTGCGGTCGGATTTTTCGCTGATGGTGGTGGCGACCAATTCCCATACCGCGAAGCCGATGCTGTACAAGGTGGCGGGCGTCTGGGGCAATCACGAGGGCTCGCTGTTGCTGTGGGCGCTGATCCTTGCGTTGTTCGGGGCTGCGGTGGCCTTGTTCGGGCGGCGGCTTCCGGCGGCGTTCCGGGCGCGGGTGCTGAGCGTGCAGGCGATGATCGCCTTCGGCTTTTTGCTGTTCATGGCGCTCACCTCCAATCCCTTTGAGCGCCTGTTTCCGGTGCCGCCTGAGGGCAATGGCCTCAATCCGCTGTTGCAGGACCCAGGCCTCGCCTTTCATCCGCCGTTTCTTTATCTTGGTTATGTGGGTTTTTCGATCGCCTTTTCCTTCGCCATTGCCGCGCTGATCGAAGGCCGGGTGGACCCGGCCTGGGCGCGCTGGGTGCGGCCCTGGACGCTTGCGGCCTGGGTTTTCCTGACCATCGGCATCGCCCTTGGCTCCTGGTGGGCCTATTACGAGCTTGGTTGGGGCGGCTGGTGGTTCTGGGATCCGGTTGAGAACGCCTCCTTCATGCCCTGGCTTGCGGGCACGGCGTTGCTGCATTCGGCCATCGTGGTCGAAAAGCGCGACAGCCTGAAAAGCTGGACCATTTTGCTCGCCATCGTCACCTTCTCGCTCAGTCTTCTGGGCACCTTTATTGTGCGCTCGGGCGTCATCACCTCGGTTCATGCTTTTGCGAGCGATCCGGCGCGTGGCGTGTTTATTCTGGTGTTCCTCGTGATCGTGGTCGGCGGCAGCCTTGCGCTTTATGCCGCCCGCGCTGGAACTCTTGCGCCGGGTGGGCTGTTCGAACCCTTGAGCCGCGAAGGCGCGCTCGTGCTCAATAATCTGCTGTTGTCGACGGCGGCGGCCACGGTGCTGGTGGGCACGCTCTATCCGCTGTTTCTGGATGTGGTGACCGATACCAAGGGCACCGTCGGGCCGCCCTATTTCAATGCGGTGTTCATCCCGCTGATGGTTCCCCTGATCGCGGCGCTCGGAATCGGGCCTTTGCTCAGTTGGAAACGGGCCGATGTGCCGGGGGCGTTTCAGCGGCTGTATCTCGCGGCCGGGATCGCTATTGTGGCGGTGCTGGCTATTGCGGTGGCAATCGGCGGGCTGTCGGCGCTTGGGGTGCTTGGTCTTGTGCTTGGGCTGTGGCTGATCGCGGCGGCGCTTACGGATGTGATCATCCGCATCCGCATGTTTGCGGGCGGCGGGATCCTCCGCCGCATGATCCGGCTGCCGCGCTCCCAGTGGGGCATGACCTTTGCGCATCTCGGGCTTGGTGTGCTGGTGCTGGGCATCACGGCGGTCACCAGCTGGCAGCAGGAAAAGCTTGCGGTCCTTCATGTGGGCGACAGCATCACACTTGCCGGGTATGAGTTCAAACTGACCGAAGTCGCGCCGGTGCCGGGGCCGAATTACACCGCCGTTGAAGGGCGCTTTGATGTGACCCGCAACGGCCGCGCCATCACCAAACTTCGGCCGCAGTCGCGGGCCTTCGTCAATCCGCCCATGATCACCACCGAGGCGGCCATTTACCCGACCTTGATCGGCGATCTTTATGCGGTGATCGGTGCGGCGTCGGCTCCGGGTACCTGGTCGGTGCGTATTTATGTCAAACCGATGCAGGGCTGGATCTGGATCGGGGCCTTGCTGATGGCGTTCGGCGGTATGGTGTCGCTGACCGATCGCCGTTATCGCATTGGTGCGCCCGCACGACGTGCGCAACCGGCGGAGGGGCTCTGA